Proteins encoded together in one Streptomyces sp. NBC_01216 window:
- a CDS encoding IucA/IucC family protein, which translates to MPSSPATHDSAAPRDSALLAPPGLDRAAWTSAASRLLAKTVAEFAYEEIVRPVPADVPGHGTEPPGGPGRYLLRLDDGSVLGFTATRGAYGSWRVPPGSTTLDGRPLTDPLDFLVRARRLLGLDGPTLGHLIRELTTTLVADTRLAHDALTAERLADLGYAELEGHQTGHPWLVLNKGRIGFSATDASRWAPEARRATRLPWIAVSTDLAAFRGVPGLHTPELLYAGELDPGIRETFRTVLRDRGLDPDGYLLLPVHPWQWDEVLLPLYAPAVAAGAIVPLPVDDDLRLPQQSIRTFLNTSRPDRHTVKLPLSVLNTLVWRGLPTERTLAAPAVTAWVHGLRDGDPFLRDECAVILLGEVASVTVAHPLYDRLPEVPYQYKELLGAIWREPLRLPPGERARTLASLLHTDPHGRAFVAELVHRSRLAPAVWLRHLFAALLPPLLHFLYRYGTVFSPHGENAIVVHDERDVPVRLAIKDFVDDVNISAHPLPEHDAMPDDVRAVLLTEPPDFLTQFIHSGLFVGVLRYLAPLCEEQLDVSETDFWAMVRAEILRYQARFPELKERFELFDLLTPRIERLCLNRNRLHLDGYRDRAERPHAAVHGTVPNPLA; encoded by the coding sequence GTGCCGTCGTCCCCTGCCACCCATGACTCCGCTGCCCCCCGTGACTCCGCCCTGCTCGCGCCGCCCGGCCTCGACCGGGCCGCCTGGACCTCGGCGGCCTCCCGGCTGCTCGCCAAGACCGTCGCCGAGTTCGCCTACGAGGAGATCGTCCGGCCGGTACCCGCCGACGTCCCCGGTCACGGCACCGAGCCCCCCGGCGGACCCGGACGGTACCTCCTGCGCCTGGACGACGGGTCGGTACTCGGCTTCACCGCCACCCGGGGCGCCTACGGCAGCTGGCGCGTCCCACCCGGCTCGACCACCCTCGACGGGCGGCCGCTGACCGATCCGCTCGACTTCCTGGTCCGGGCCCGACGCCTGCTCGGCCTCGACGGCCCCACTCTCGGCCACCTGATCCGCGAGCTCACCACGACCCTCGTCGCCGACACCCGCCTCGCCCACGACGCGCTGACCGCCGAGCGGCTCGCCGACCTCGGATACGCCGAACTCGAAGGCCACCAGACCGGCCACCCCTGGCTCGTCCTCAACAAGGGGCGGATCGGCTTCTCCGCGACCGACGCCTCCCGCTGGGCCCCCGAGGCCCGTCGCGCCACCCGCCTGCCGTGGATCGCGGTCAGCACCGACCTGGCCGCCTTCCGCGGGGTACCCGGCCTCCACACGCCGGAGCTGCTCTACGCGGGCGAACTCGACCCGGGGATCCGGGAGACCTTCCGGACCGTGCTCCGGGACCGGGGCCTCGACCCCGACGGCTACCTCCTGCTGCCCGTCCATCCCTGGCAGTGGGACGAGGTCCTGCTCCCGCTCTACGCCCCCGCCGTCGCCGCCGGGGCCATCGTCCCGCTTCCGGTCGACGACGACCTGCGTCTGCCGCAGCAGTCCATCCGCACCTTCCTCAACACCTCCCGGCCCGACCGCCACACGGTCAAGCTGCCGCTGTCCGTGCTCAACACCCTCGTCTGGCGCGGCCTCCCCACCGAACGGACACTGGCCGCCCCCGCCGTCACCGCCTGGGTCCACGGCCTGCGCGACGGCGACCCCTTCCTGCGGGACGAATGCGCGGTGATCCTCCTCGGCGAGGTCGCCTCCGTGACCGTCGCGCACCCCCTCTACGACCGTCTGCCCGAGGTCCCGTACCAGTACAAGGAACTCCTCGGCGCGATCTGGCGCGAGCCGCTGAGGCTGCCGCCAGGCGAGCGCGCCCGCACACTCGCCTCGCTGCTGCACACCGATCCCCACGGCCGGGCGTTCGTCGCCGAACTCGTCCACCGCTCCCGGCTCGCCCCCGCCGTCTGGCTCCGCCACCTCTTCGCCGCGCTGCTGCCGCCGCTGCTGCACTTCCTCTACCGGTACGGCACCGTCTTCTCCCCCCACGGCGAGAACGCCATCGTCGTCCACGACGAACGGGACGTGCCGGTACGCCTGGCGATCAAGGACTTCGTCGACGACGTGAACATCAGCGCCCATCCCCTCCCCGAACACGACGCGATGCCGGACGACGTCCGCGCCGTGCTGCTCACGGAGCCGCCGGACTTCCTCACCCAGTTCATCCATTCGGGGCTCTTCGTCGGTGTCCTCCGCTACCTCGCGCCCCTGTGCGAGGAGCAACTCGACGTCTCCGAAACGGACTTCTGGGCCATGGTCCGTGCCGAGATCCTGCGGTACCAGGCCCGGTTCCCCGAGCTGAAGGAACGGTTCGAGCTGTTCGATCTACTCACCCCGCGGATCGAGCGTCTCTGCCTCAACCGCAACCGACTGCACCTGGACGGCTACCGTGACCGGGCCGAGCGCCCCCACGCGGCCGTCCACGGCACCGTCCCGAACCCCCTGGCATGA
- a CDS encoding GNAT family N-acetyltransferase: MPPADASTQADTAARPPATPGGPPDPAGDDTLDLRLPDELVALLTAGDPTAGPTGDLLDGVAGWAPAATPFGAFRLVPVLPERDLALVARWMNDPAVAAFWELAGPEAVTAAHLRPQLDGDGRSVPCLGVLDSVPMSYFEIYRADLDPLARHYPARPHDTGVHLLLGGVADRGRGVGTALLRAVADLVLDHRPRCTRVVAEPDLRNTPSVSAFLSAGFRLSAEVSLPDKRAALMVRDRALRHVL; the protein is encoded by the coding sequence GTGCCTCCCGCCGATGCGAGCACCCAGGCGGACACCGCCGCCCGGCCCCCGGCCACCCCCGGCGGGCCGCCCGACCCCGCCGGGGACGACACCCTGGACCTGCGCCTTCCCGACGAACTCGTCGCCCTGCTCACGGCCGGCGACCCCACCGCGGGCCCGACCGGCGACCTCCTCGACGGCGTCGCCGGCTGGGCGCCGGCCGCCACCCCCTTCGGTGCCTTCCGGCTCGTCCCGGTGCTCCCCGAACGGGACCTGGCACTCGTCGCCCGCTGGATGAACGACCCCGCCGTCGCCGCCTTCTGGGAGCTTGCGGGTCCGGAGGCCGTGACCGCCGCCCACCTCCGCCCCCAGCTCGACGGCGACGGCCGCAGCGTCCCCTGTCTCGGGGTGCTCGACTCCGTGCCCATGAGCTACTTCGAGATCTACCGCGCCGACCTCGACCCGCTCGCCCGCCACTACCCGGCACGTCCCCACGACACCGGTGTCCACCTCCTCCTCGGCGGCGTCGCCGACCGAGGCCGCGGCGTCGGCACCGCCCTGCTGCGCGCGGTCGCCGACCTCGTCCTCGACCACCGGCCCCGGTGCACCCGGGTCGTCGCCGAACCCGACCTGCGCAACACCCCGTCCGTCTCCGCCTTCCTGAGTGCCGGATTCCGCCTCTCCGCGGAAGTCTCCCTCCCCGACAAGCGGGCCGCCCTCATGGTCCGCGACCGCGCCCTGCGACACGTCCTGTGA
- a CDS encoding IucA/IucC family protein, with amino-acid sequence MNATPAPEASGTDAPHGPLAVEQAVVPRQHTGPYDPLPTPGPAAPAGHAAPSSGAPEDHLDDPDPRRAADLAATENLLRCWVRERNLPAPASATLRVPLDASGTALQVPVIHWSLTGWHRFGAPALEGLPATAPPVDAVTVAALLGRETGRSEGTELVGRVADSVLRTAEFITARRRRPNPGPESDLFLTAEQSLLLGHPLHPTPKSREGLSETETHRYSPELHGSFPLHWAAVDRAVLVTDSAWTEQGRPVSAEQLSTGLAEGLAIPPGTVPLPLHPWQARELLHRPAVASLLDAGLLHDLGAHGAPWHPTSSVRTVHRPGSRAMLKLSLGVRITNSRRENLRKELHRGVEVHRLLRTGLVDQWQAAHPGFDIVRDPAWLAVDTQDGAPVPGLDVMIRHNPFGAADDAVCVAALTAPRPWPGATRMRSRLADLVTRLAARTGRPTAAVSAEWFLRYLDQVVRPVLWLDGTAGVALEAHQQNTLVLLSPEGWPIGGRYRDNQGYYFRESRREELEKRLPGIGGVSDTFVSDRVTDERFAYYLGINNVLGLIGAFGAQGLADERILLAGFRQFLGSATALGSPLPHRLLEAATLRCKANLLTRVHGLDELVGPVDTQSVYVTITNPLRS; translated from the coding sequence GTGAACGCGACCCCCGCACCCGAAGCATCCGGCACCGACGCCCCGCACGGGCCCCTCGCCGTCGAACAGGCCGTCGTCCCCCGTCAGCACACCGGCCCGTACGACCCCCTGCCCACACCCGGTCCGGCGGCCCCCGCGGGTCACGCCGCCCCCTCCTCCGGGGCGCCCGAGGACCACCTCGACGACCCCGACCCGCGCCGCGCCGCCGACCTCGCCGCCACCGAGAACCTGCTGCGCTGCTGGGTACGCGAGAGGAACCTGCCCGCCCCCGCCTCCGCCACCCTGCGCGTCCCCCTCGACGCCAGTGGCACCGCCCTCCAGGTCCCCGTCATCCACTGGTCGCTCACCGGATGGCACCGCTTCGGCGCCCCCGCGCTCGAAGGTCTCCCCGCCACCGCCCCGCCGGTCGACGCCGTCACGGTCGCCGCCCTCCTCGGCCGCGAGACCGGACGCTCCGAGGGAACCGAACTCGTGGGCCGCGTCGCCGACTCCGTTCTCCGCACGGCCGAGTTCATCACCGCACGGCGCCGCCGGCCGAACCCCGGCCCCGAGTCCGACCTCTTCCTCACCGCCGAACAGTCCCTGCTCCTCGGACATCCCCTCCACCCCACCCCGAAGAGCCGCGAGGGGCTCTCCGAGACGGAGACCCACCGCTACTCGCCCGAGCTCCACGGCTCCTTCCCCCTGCACTGGGCCGCCGTCGACCGCGCCGTCCTGGTCACCGACTCCGCCTGGACCGAACAGGGGCGTCCCGTCTCCGCCGAACAACTCTCCACCGGCCTCGCCGAGGGCCTCGCGATCCCCCCGGGCACCGTGCCCCTGCCCCTCCACCCCTGGCAGGCCCGTGAACTGCTCCACCGCCCGGCCGTCGCCTCCCTCCTCGACGCCGGACTCCTCCACGACCTGGGGGCCCACGGAGCCCCCTGGCACCCCACCTCCTCGGTCCGTACCGTGCACCGGCCGGGCTCCCGCGCCATGCTCAAGCTCTCCCTCGGCGTCCGCATCACCAACTCCCGCCGCGAGAACCTCCGCAAGGAACTCCACCGTGGCGTGGAGGTGCACCGGCTGCTCCGCACCGGCCTCGTCGACCAGTGGCAGGCGGCCCACCCAGGCTTCGACATCGTCCGAGACCCCGCCTGGCTCGCGGTCGACACCCAGGACGGCGCCCCGGTCCCAGGACTCGACGTCATGATCCGTCACAACCCCTTCGGCGCCGCGGACGACGCCGTCTGCGTCGCGGCCCTCACGGCCCCGCGCCCCTGGCCCGGCGCGACCCGGATGCGTTCCCGCCTCGCCGACCTCGTCACCCGGCTCGCCGCCCGCACCGGCCGGCCCACCGCGGCCGTCTCCGCCGAGTGGTTCCTCCGCTATCTCGACCAGGTCGTCCGTCCCGTCCTCTGGCTCGACGGCACCGCCGGCGTCGCCCTGGAGGCCCACCAGCAGAACACCCTGGTGCTCCTCTCCCCGGAGGGCTGGCCCATCGGAGGCCGGTACCGGGACAACCAGGGCTACTACTTCCGGGAGTCCCGCCGCGAAGAGCTGGAGAAGCGTCTCCCCGGCATCGGGGGCGTCAGCGACACCTTCGTCTCCGACCGGGTCACCGACGAGCGCTTCGCCTACTACCTGGGCATCAACAACGTCCTGGGCCTGATCGGCGCCTTCGGCGCCCAGGGCCTCGCCGACGAGCGCATCCTGCTCGCCGGCTTCCGGCAGTTCCTCGGCTCCGCCACCGCTCTCGGCTCCCCTCTCCCGCACCGCCTGCTCGAAGCCGCGACGCTGCGCTGCAAGGCCAACCTCCTGACCCGCGTACACGGCCTCGACGAGCTTGTCGGCCCCGTCGACACCCAGTCCGTCTACGTCACCATCACCAACCCCCTCCGCTCCTGA
- a CDS encoding diaminobutyrate--2-oxoglutarate transaminase family protein, translating to MAVTEPVPVTAGDTGADEEGWVPLGGSAHEGILRRQALRESAARTYARSLPIVPVRARGLTIEGADGRRYLDCLSGAGTLALGHNHPVVLEAVKKVLDSGAPLHVLDLATPVKDRFTTELFATLPAELARDARVQFCGPAGTDAVEAALTLVRTATGRGGLLAFTGAYHGMTSGALDASGGAADVRVARLPYPRDYRCPFGVGGDRGAELAARWTESLLDDPKSGVPTPAGMILEPVQGEGGVIPAPDDWMRRMRQITAARAIPLIADEVQTGVGRTGAFWGVDHSGVVPDVMVLSKAIGGSLPLAVIVYRAELDVWEPGAHAGTFRGNQLAMAAGAATLAYVRENRLADRAAALGTRMLGRLRGLSAAHPSVGDVRGRGLMIGVELVDPSGEAPHAPTPPADPVLAASLRQQCLDRGLIVELGGRHSAVVRLLPPLTLTDEQAEAVLDRFADALAAAERAHRPACPAPLRPVRPRAAHHRNDTGPSH from the coding sequence GTGGCCGTGACCGAACCAGTTCCGGTGACAGCGGGGGACACCGGGGCGGACGAGGAGGGGTGGGTTCCACTCGGGGGGAGCGCGCACGAGGGCATCCTGCGCCGCCAGGCACTCCGCGAGTCGGCGGCGCGCACCTACGCGCGATCCCTGCCGATCGTCCCCGTCCGGGCACGGGGACTGACCATCGAGGGCGCCGACGGCCGCCGCTACCTCGACTGCCTCTCCGGCGCGGGGACGCTGGCCCTGGGACACAACCACCCGGTGGTCCTGGAAGCCGTCAAGAAGGTCCTCGACTCCGGAGCTCCGCTCCACGTCCTGGACCTCGCCACGCCGGTCAAGGACCGCTTCACCACCGAGCTGTTCGCCACGCTGCCGGCCGAACTCGCGCGGGACGCGCGTGTCCAGTTCTGCGGCCCCGCGGGCACCGACGCGGTCGAGGCCGCCCTCACCCTCGTGCGCACCGCCACCGGCCGCGGCGGCCTGCTCGCCTTCACCGGCGCCTACCACGGGATGACGTCCGGGGCCCTCGACGCCTCGGGAGGAGCCGCCGACGTCCGGGTGGCCCGGCTGCCCTATCCGCGCGACTACCGCTGCCCGTTCGGGGTCGGCGGGGACCGCGGGGCCGAACTCGCCGCCCGCTGGACCGAGAGCCTCCTCGACGACCCCAAGAGCGGAGTGCCCACTCCCGCCGGGATGATCCTCGAACCGGTGCAGGGGGAGGGCGGTGTCATTCCCGCGCCCGACGACTGGATGCGCCGCATGCGGCAGATCACCGCGGCCCGTGCCATCCCGCTCATCGCCGACGAGGTCCAGACGGGCGTCGGCCGCACCGGCGCCTTCTGGGGTGTCGACCACAGCGGCGTGGTCCCCGACGTCATGGTCCTCTCCAAGGCCATCGGCGGGTCCCTCCCGCTGGCCGTCATCGTCTACCGGGCCGAGCTCGACGTCTGGGAACCCGGAGCCCACGCCGGGACCTTCCGCGGCAACCAGCTCGCCATGGCCGCCGGAGCCGCCACCCTCGCGTACGTCCGGGAGAACCGCCTCGCCGACCGCGCCGCCGCCCTCGGCACACGCATGCTCGGCCGCCTCCGGGGACTGTCCGCCGCCCACCCGTCCGTCGGTGACGTGCGCGGCCGGGGACTGATGATCGGGGTCGAGCTGGTGGACCCCTCGGGCGAGGCCCCCCACGCCCCCACCCCGCCGGCCGACCCCGTGCTCGCCGCGTCCCTCCGGCAGCAGTGCCTCGACCGCGGACTCATCGTCGAGCTGGGCGGACGCCACTCCGCCGTCGTACGACTCCTCCCGCCGCTCACCCTCACCGACGAGCAGGCCGAAGCGGTACTCGACCGCTTCGCCGACGCCCTGGCCGCCGCCGAGCGCGCCCACCGCCCGGCCTGTCCCGCCCCGCTCCGGCCCGTACGCCCTCGGGCCGCGCACCACCGGAACGACACCGGACCGTCCCACTGA
- a CDS encoding trypsin-like serine peptidase — MRSIRPLLAAAAAVTALTLTTTACGPTEDSAGDKPSAPAVPSAGDGITIPDDLKDRLKEHGIDLDKWRNGDWKNWNREQWLREAKDFVNPIIEDLWDPDRMRDAERPDEPVEEADISGDAGVTDRTPAPVRAKGVRAPYHSAVPEAGKVFFDGPKGSMVCSATVVKDPAHPGRSNMVWTAGHCVHAGKKGGWYRNIAFVPSYNDSGKPTPELENATRDQVAPYGVWWGDWVQTSDQWIAEGASTGGQGAPYDFAVIHVTPEKGGSGKSLEETVGSALPVEFDAPAIPKIASLTATGYPAGAPFDGQRMYQCQDAPGRLSVKAAQPTMYRIGCTMTGGSSGGGWVAAGRDGKPALVSNTSIGPVTAGWLAGPRLGPEARGVYDAVSEKYAGR; from the coding sequence ATGCGATCGATTCGTCCGCTGCTGGCCGCGGCAGCCGCCGTAACGGCGTTGACGCTGACGACGACGGCCTGCGGCCCGACCGAGGACAGCGCCGGGGACAAGCCGAGCGCGCCCGCGGTCCCGTCCGCCGGCGACGGGATCACGATTCCGGACGATCTGAAGGACCGGCTCAAGGAGCACGGGATCGATCTGGACAAGTGGCGGAACGGCGACTGGAAGAACTGGAACCGCGAACAGTGGCTGCGCGAGGCGAAGGACTTCGTCAACCCGATCATCGAGGACCTCTGGGACCCGGACCGGATGCGGGACGCCGAGCGTCCCGACGAGCCGGTGGAGGAGGCGGACATCTCGGGTGACGCGGGTGTCACCGACCGGACCCCGGCGCCGGTGCGGGCGAAGGGTGTGCGGGCTCCCTACCACTCCGCCGTCCCGGAGGCCGGGAAGGTCTTCTTCGACGGTCCGAAGGGGTCGATGGTCTGCTCGGCCACGGTCGTGAAGGACCCGGCCCACCCGGGACGTTCCAACATGGTCTGGACGGCGGGCCATTGCGTGCACGCCGGCAAGAAGGGCGGCTGGTACCGCAACATCGCCTTCGTCCCCTCGTACAACGACAGCGGGAAGCCGACCCCGGAGCTCGAGAACGCCACGCGGGACCAGGTCGCGCCGTACGGCGTCTGGTGGGGCGACTGGGTGCAGACCTCCGACCAGTGGATCGCGGAGGGCGCGTCGACCGGTGGCCAGGGAGCTCCGTACGACTTCGCGGTGATCCACGTGACACCCGAGAAGGGCGGCTCGGGCAAGTCGCTGGAGGAGACGGTCGGTTCGGCGCTCCCGGTGGAGTTCGACGCCCCGGCGATCCCGAAGATCGCGAGTCTGACGGCGACCGGCTACCCGGCGGGTGCGCCGTTCGACGGGCAGAGGATGTACCAGTGCCAGGACGCGCCGGGCCGTCTTTCGGTGAAGGCCGCACAGCCCACGATGTACCGCATCGGCTGCACCATGACGGGCGGTTCGTCCGGCGGCGGCTGGGTGGCCGCGGGCCGGGACGGCAAGCCGGCGCTGGTGTCCAACACCTCCATCGGCCCGGTGACGGCCGGCTGGCTGGCGGGTCCGCGGCTCGGCCCCGAGGCCAGGGGTGTGTACGACGCGGTCAGCGAGAAGTACGCGGGGCGGTAG